Proteins found in one Enterococcus sp. 9D6_DIV0238 genomic segment:
- a CDS encoding TIGR04197 family type VII secretion effector, which translates to MKIQSDFTGASQKATALKGATDKLIQSASITKDTQTTVAGNTNAQEAITTAQETATKIAQAVFQASSNLQSVAKEFEALDQKVANTMIRGLGK; encoded by the coding sequence ATGAAGATACAAAGTGATTTTACTGGTGCTAGTCAAAAGGCTACTGCTTTAAAGGGTGCAACAGATAAATTGATTCAATCAGCTTCGATTACTAAAGATACTCAAACAACTGTGGCAGGTAATACAAATGCGCAGGAAGCAATCACGACAGCTCAAGAAACAGCCACAAAAATTGCACAAGCAGTTTTTCAAGCTTCCAGTAATCTTCAAAGTGTAGCAAAGGAGTTTGAAGCGCTGGATCAAAAAGTAGCGAATACGATGATTCGAGGTCTAGGTAAATGA
- a CDS encoding darcynin family protein: protein MKYTFIVLLEFYPKWLKLSREVRNEQAKKLLSVIDRYPAISVRFFDAEAFPGANYTDFTICETTDLAAYHFMWEEIRDTDLYTESYFKIKEVIFGIEDAFKEFEKQKLPLVT, encoded by the coding sequence ATGAAATATACATTTATTGTTTTATTAGAATTTTACCCAAAATGGCTAAAGCTTTCTCGAGAAGTTCGAAATGAACAGGCTAAAAAATTACTTTCTGTTATTGATAGATATCCAGCTATCTCAGTTCGGTTCTTCGACGCAGAAGCTTTTCCAGGTGCTAACTACACAGATTTTACGATTTGTGAAACAACCGATTTAGCAGCTTACCATTTTATGTGGGAAGAAATACGTGATACAGATCTTTATACTGAAAGCTACTTTAAAATAAAAGAAGTCATTTTTGGGATAGAAGACGCTTTCAAAGAATTTGAAAAACAAAAATTGCCGCTCGTAACATAA
- the recR gene encoding recombination mediator RecR — protein sequence MHYPEPIAKLVESYMKLPGIGQKTAVRLAFYTLDMKEEDVNAFAKALISVKRDLHFCSICGNITEEDPCEICQDKTRDRSIILVVEEPKDVMAMEKMREYHGLYHVLHGVLSPMEGTGPEDINIAPLIQRLHDDEVKEVIIATNATTEGEATAMYLSRLIKPAGITVTRLAHGLSVGSDIEYADEVTLLKAVEGRREL from the coding sequence ATGCATTATCCTGAACCTATTGCTAAACTAGTTGAAAGCTATATGAAATTACCCGGAATCGGGCAAAAAACAGCTGTTCGTTTAGCTTTTTATACCCTTGATATGAAAGAAGAAGATGTCAATGCTTTTGCTAAGGCGTTGATCAGTGTGAAGCGCGATTTACATTTTTGTAGTATATGTGGAAATATCACAGAAGAAGATCCTTGTGAGATTTGTCAGGATAAAACGCGTGACCGCAGTATTATTTTGGTAGTTGAAGAGCCCAAGGATGTCATGGCAATGGAAAAAATGCGTGAGTATCATGGTTTATATCATGTTTTACATGGAGTTTTATCACCGATGGAGGGAACTGGACCAGAAGATATCAACATTGCGCCATTGATCCAGCGTTTACATGATGATGAAGTCAAAGAAGTCATTATTGCAACGAATGCGACGACAGAGGGAGAAGCTACAGCCATGTATCTTTCCCGCTTGATCAAGCCTGCTGGAATTACTGTAACTCGTCTGGCACATGGACTATCTGTGGGTAGTGATATTGAGTATGCAGATGAAGTGACCCTATTAAAAGCAGTCGAAGGAAGACGAGAATTATAA
- a CDS encoding cyclic-di-AMP receptor, with product MKIILAIVQDKDSNRLANEFIDANIRATKLSSTGGFLKAGNSTFIVGIDDERVEEALELIKQTCQSRKQYVSTPVTLDITMDGQVPYPVEVEVGGATVFVLPVEGFHQY from the coding sequence ATGAAAATTATTTTAGCGATCGTCCAAGACAAAGACAGTAACCGTTTAGCCAATGAGTTTATCGATGCAAATATTCGTGCAACGAAGTTGTCGTCGACCGGGGGCTTTTTGAAAGCTGGAAATAGCACATTTATCGTTGGTATCGATGATGAGCGTGTAGAAGAAGCATTAGAGTTGATCAAACAAACCTGCCAGTCTCGTAAACAATATGTGTCAACACCAGTGACATTAGATATTACGATGGATGGTCAAGTACCTTATCCTGTAGAGGTCGAGGTTGGAGGAGCAACAGTCTTTGTACTCCCAGTAGAAGGATTCCACCAATATTAA
- the tmk gene encoding dTMP kinase — protein MQGIFITIEGPDGAGKTSVLNELYPRLDLAAEKSIIKTREPGGIPIAEKIRKIILDPKNQEMDERTEALLYAAARRQHLMEKVLPALEAGKIVLCDRFVDSSLAYQGAGRRIGVEAIASINEFAIEGTVPDFTIYLDVDSDTGLNRIRNNRQQQIDRLDSEGLEFHQRVRHEYLKLVEENPQRITKIDARMSLENVVEATFQAIVTRYPEYFRI, from the coding sequence GTGCAAGGTATTTTTATAACGATCGAAGGACCAGATGGCGCTGGAAAAACAAGTGTCTTGAATGAATTATATCCAAGATTGGATTTGGCAGCAGAAAAAAGCATCATCAAAACAAGAGAACCAGGCGGCATTCCTATAGCTGAGAAGATCCGCAAAATCATTTTAGATCCAAAAAATCAAGAGATGGATGAACGAACAGAAGCGTTGCTTTACGCAGCAGCTAGACGTCAGCATCTGATGGAGAAAGTGTTGCCTGCGCTTGAAGCTGGCAAGATCGTTTTATGCGACAGGTTTGTAGACAGTTCATTAGCCTATCAAGGAGCTGGCCGCCGTATCGGCGTTGAAGCTATTGCCTCGATCAATGAGTTTGCGATCGAAGGAACAGTTCCTGATTTTACGATTTATTTGGATGTCGATTCTGATACAGGTTTGAACCGAATCAGGAATAACCGTCAACAGCAGATCGATCGATTGGATTCTGAGGGATTGGAATTTCATCAGCGTGTGCGTCATGAATACTTGAAGTTAGTTGAAGAAAATCCGCAGCGAATCACCAAGATCGATGCTAGAATGAGCTTAGAAAATGTTGTCGAAGCGACTTTTCAGGCAATTGTAACTCGTTACCCAGAATATTTTAGAATTTAG
- a CDS encoding PSP1 domain-containing protein has product MVEVVGVRFREAGHIYYFAPGKSEYFYNDKVLVESQQSKQLATVAIPKKTVDPEDLPEELKPILNKASETDLEKEQKNVDDAQAALSVAKEKIRAHELEMKLIRVEYTFDRSKMIFYFTADGRIDFRELVKDLAAIFRTRIELRQIGVRDEAKILGGIGPCGRQLCCSTFLGDFMPVSIKMAKDQGLSLNPVKISGLCGRLMCCLKYENDEYEAAKKELPDYGKDVMTPDGKGRVVGLNLLSRIIKVRLVGRETAVEYDYEEIKEATEKAQAEKGDQNG; this is encoded by the coding sequence ATGGTAGAAGTAGTAGGAGTTCGTTTCCGTGAAGCTGGTCACATCTATTATTTTGCTCCTGGAAAATCAGAGTATTTTTACAATGATAAAGTTCTTGTGGAATCACAGCAGTCTAAACAGCTGGCCACAGTTGCGATACCTAAAAAGACGGTCGATCCGGAAGATTTGCCGGAAGAATTGAAGCCTATTTTAAATAAAGCATCAGAAACTGATTTAGAAAAAGAACAAAAAAATGTGGATGATGCACAAGCGGCACTAAGTGTGGCGAAAGAGAAGATTCGTGCGCATGAATTAGAGATGAAATTGATTCGTGTCGAGTATACATTTGACCGTAGCAAAATGATTTTCTATTTTACTGCAGATGGACGAATCGATTTTCGTGAACTAGTCAAAGATTTAGCTGCAATTTTCCGTACAAGGATCGAATTGCGTCAGATCGGTGTTAGGGATGAAGCGAAAATTTTAGGCGGAATCGGTCCATGCGGCAGACAATTATGCTGTTCAACTTTTTTAGGTGATTTTATGCCTGTTTCGATAAAAATGGCAAAAGATCAAGGACTATCTTTAAATCCTGTAAAAATTTCTGGCTTATGCGGGCGCTTGATGTGTTGCTTGAAATACGAAAATGATGAATATGAAGCAGCGAAAAAAGAATTACCTGACTATGGAAAAGATGTCATGACACCAGATGGCAAAGGCCGAGTAGTTGGTTTGAATCTTTTAAGTAGAATTATCAAAGTTCGTTTAGTCGGACGTGAAACGGCCGTCGAATACGACTATGAAGAAATCAAAGAAGCAACAGAAAAAGCACAAGCTGAAAAAGGTGATCAGAATGGATAA
- a CDS encoding YbaB/EbfC family nucleoid-associated protein has protein sequence MMRGMGNMQGMMKQVQKMQKDMEKAQAELNEREFIGASTNELVTATFTGDRKMKDISIKEDVVDPEDIDMLQDLVIMAVNDALAKVDKESEATMGKYTKGLPGF, from the coding sequence ATGATGCGAGGCATGGGCAATATGCAAGGAATGATGAAGCAAGTCCAAAAAATGCAAAAGGACATGGAAAAAGCGCAAGCTGAATTAAACGAAAGAGAATTTATCGGTGCATCAACCAACGAATTAGTCACAGCAACTTTCACTGGTGACCGTAAAATGAAAGACATTTCTATCAAAGAAGATGTTGTAGATCCAGAAGATATCGACATGCTTCAAGATCTTGTGATCATGGCAGTCAATGATGCTTTAGCTAAAGTTGACAAGGAATCAGAAGCAACAATGGGTAAATACACTAAAGGATTACCAGGATTTTAA
- the holB gene encoding DNA polymerase III subunit delta', with product MNEAQYLSEQQPLLYQQLQKSFEHGRLAHAYLFEGDTGTGKKEFGLWMAKHVFCTNLIDNTPCNQCNNCLRINDNEHPDVLRVAPDGQTIKVDQIRALKAEFSKSGVETAQKVFLIEQADKMSIGAANSLLKFLEEPEGKILAILETTSLTKILPTIQSRCQVLHFQPLVKEKLIHTLTETGISKNSAALLAELTNSFDKAVELSKDEWFNEAREIMQQWFDYLIKDDLQAFVYVQKKMVKVFKEKEQQALSFDLLLAFYRKQLTDSVSKEQLKRVIEQQAQRIELILKARQKWEANVSWQSVCEQLVIRMIHPKT from the coding sequence ATGAACGAAGCACAATATTTAAGTGAGCAGCAGCCGTTGCTTTACCAACAACTTCAAAAAAGCTTTGAGCATGGTCGTCTTGCCCATGCTTATCTTTTTGAAGGGGATACAGGAACTGGTAAAAAAGAATTCGGGTTGTGGATGGCTAAGCATGTTTTTTGTACCAATTTAATAGATAATACTCCATGTAATCAATGCAATAATTGTTTGAGGATCAATGACAATGAACACCCTGATGTGTTGCGTGTAGCTCCTGACGGTCAAACGATCAAGGTCGATCAGATCAGAGCATTAAAAGCGGAGTTCAGTAAAAGCGGTGTGGAAACAGCGCAAAAGGTTTTTTTGATCGAGCAGGCAGATAAGATGAGTATTGGCGCAGCGAATAGTTTGTTAAAATTTTTGGAAGAGCCGGAAGGAAAAATATTGGCGATTTTGGAAACAACTTCATTAACAAAAATTTTGCCAACCATTCAATCCCGTTGTCAGGTACTGCATTTTCAACCGCTTGTAAAAGAAAAATTGATTCATACATTGACAGAAACAGGTATCAGTAAAAATAGTGCAGCTCTTTTAGCAGAACTCACAAATAGTTTTGACAAAGCAGTTGAATTATCCAAGGATGAATGGTTTAATGAAGCTAGGGAAATTATGCAGCAATGGTTTGATTACTTGATCAAAGATGATCTGCAGGCCTTTGTATATGTTCAAAAAAAGATGGTCAAAGTCTTTAAAGAAAAAGAACAGCAAGCATTGAGTTTTGATTTACTACTTGCTTTTTACCGCAAACAACTCACTGACAGTGTCTCTAAGGAACAGCTCAAGCGTGTGATCGAACAACAGGCACAACGGATCGAGCTGATTTTAAAAGCACGCCAGAAATGGGAAGCAAATGTCAGTTGGCAAAGTGTTTGTGAACAATTAGTGATTCGAATGATCCACCCTAAAACATAA
- a CDS encoding MarR family winged helix-turn-helix transcriptional regulator yields the protein MDYKKIMIRLNNALNQIDLAYSDIAKKNGLTFNSLMLLYIVNDSVNVTQKQICDRLHLPKSTVHSILKNFISKNLLVLVNGSNKKEKYIHFTTSGIQQLEKVFKEIELFESNILSTLGVEKCSQLITISEQLSSIVENEIIGIENTGGNKNGN from the coding sequence ATGGATTATAAAAAAATAATGATTCGGTTGAATAATGCATTAAATCAGATTGATTTGGCATATTCAGATATAGCAAAAAAGAATGGACTGACTTTCAATTCTTTAATGTTGCTTTATATTGTCAATGATTCTGTTAACGTTACACAAAAACAGATTTGCGACAGGTTGCACCTTCCTAAATCTACCGTTCATAGTATTTTGAAAAACTTCATTAGTAAAAATTTGTTAGTGCTTGTTAATGGAAGTAACAAAAAAGAGAAATACATTCATTTCACTACGTCTGGTATTCAACAATTAGAAAAAGTTTTCAAAGAAATTGAACTATTCGAGAGCAATATATTATCGACCCTTGGCGTGGAAAAATGCTCGCAACTAATTACTATATCCGAACAACTTAGTAGTATCGTTGAAAATGAAATTATAGGAATAGAAAATACTGGAGGCAATAAAAATGGCAATTGA
- a CDS encoding MarR family winged helix-turn-helix transcriptional regulator, with protein sequence MNNDAILGKWIDRVYRQLLHVNKTKIKEFDISPADYNYFLTIEEYPGCTQNFLAEKRMVDKGLVARVVKTYTEKGYIIKKQSLQKKSSYNLFLSDSGKQLVIDMRKAITTTENYLEEQDGSKNFVDLIDHLKRISMYLEQQNNNYE encoded by the coding sequence ATGAATAACGATGCTATCCTTGGTAAATGGATTGACCGTGTTTATCGTCAACTTTTACATGTAAACAAAACAAAAATCAAAGAATTTGATATTAGCCCAGCGGATTACAATTATTTTCTCACTATTGAAGAATATCCCGGTTGTACTCAAAATTTTCTTGCAGAAAAAAGAATGGTCGATAAAGGTTTGGTCGCTAGAGTCGTTAAAACATATACTGAAAAAGGCTATATCATAAAAAAACAGAGTTTACAAAAGAAAAGTTCTTATAATCTATTTCTTAGTGACTCTGGTAAGCAGCTAGTAATCGACATGAGAAAAGCTATTACAACGACAGAAAATTATTTAGAAGAACAGGATGGCAGCAAAAATTTCGTAGATTTGATTGACCATTTAAAACGAATCTCTATGTATCTTGAACAACAAAACAATAACTATGAATAA
- a CDS encoding T7SS effector LXG polymorphic toxin — MVGSPFLTGKAYDSAKAYFNTVLYPLAQGGILLSEAVEQAVKKFPEEYISQVDSGDLKQSELEENIRKADQLLSQAENIRRELHSSKTPDATKAFQLLGNAALIGMYSATKQKLEEQLQKLLAFNGSSSSIFSEIASLQQAVNQGLAQANTAWNGATGTFIVPKNLSWKNTISAKWAEYEERHADNLEVKKVTLQNGETFYEVYRNGKLDKDATNELAVEIAKDDLKSLKSFLAGASYQVLENNGVKALLDGLFGERDVKDSLQQHKGYNEGVFVGNLLGVFQAGAEYVGGAMWLFGGTAGSLVTAPATGGASLGAIPAVGANTLGVWAHATAVGGMSVQNIMSGDNYSNFEVKNTYNGIKDAPQYPEGFTGVKNGTKKVKVNNGSILDGLRRVEAGEWKKVYKNGYDKSGKRISIHYFESKSGRVFNVKVKGKWSTGW; from the coding sequence GTGGTCGGAAGTCCTTTTTTGACGGGGAAAGCGTATGATTCGGCGAAGGCTTATTTTAATACGGTGCTGTATCCTTTAGCACAAGGGGGTATATTATTATCAGAAGCTGTTGAGCAAGCCGTTAAGAAATTTCCAGAAGAATATATTTCTCAAGTGGATAGTGGCGATTTGAAACAATCAGAATTGGAAGAAAATATTCGTAAAGCAGATCAATTATTGAGTCAGGCGGAAAATATTCGTAGAGAATTACATTCGTCCAAAACACCAGATGCAACCAAAGCATTTCAGCTATTAGGAAATGCAGCGTTGATCGGCATGTATAGTGCGACAAAACAGAAACTAGAAGAACAGCTACAAAAATTGTTGGCATTTAACGGAAGTTCCTCTTCTATTTTTTCTGAAATCGCTAGTTTACAGCAAGCGGTCAATCAGGGTTTAGCACAAGCTAATACCGCTTGGAATGGGGCAACAGGAACGTTTATAGTGCCGAAAAATCTTTCGTGGAAAAACACGATCTCTGCGAAATGGGCTGAGTATGAAGAACGGCATGCAGATAATTTAGAAGTGAAAAAAGTAACGCTTCAAAATGGTGAAACATTTTATGAAGTCTATAGAAATGGTAAGCTAGATAAAGATGCAACGAATGAATTAGCAGTTGAAATCGCAAAAGACGATTTAAAATCATTAAAATCTTTTCTAGCTGGAGCAAGCTATCAGGTTTTAGAAAACAATGGTGTGAAAGCATTGTTGGATGGTCTTTTTGGAGAAAGAGATGTAAAAGACTCCCTGCAACAGCATAAAGGGTATAATGAAGGTGTGTTTGTAGGAAACTTATTAGGTGTATTTCAAGCTGGTGCGGAATATGTCGGTGGTGCTATGTGGTTATTTGGTGGTACGGCTGGTAGTCTTGTCACCGCACCTGCAACTGGAGGGGCTAGTCTAGGTGCAATTCCAGCGGTGGGGGCAAATACATTAGGTGTTTGGGCACATGCAACAGCAGTTGGTGGTATGAGTGTTCAAAATATTATGAGTGGTGATAACTATAGTAATTTTGAAGTCAAAAATACGTATAATGGAATAAAAGATGCGCCACAATATCCGGAAGGGTTTACTGGAGTAAAAAATGGTACAAAAAAAGTTAAAGTAAATAATGGGTCGATTCTAGATGGATTAAGGCGAGTTGAAGCTGGGGAATGGAAAAAGGTATATAAAAATGGTTACGATAAATCAGGAAAGAGAATATCCATTCATTATTTTGAAAGTAAATCTGGTAGAGTGTTTAACGTAAAAGTGAAAGGAAAGTGGAGTACAGGATGGTAA
- a CDS encoding cold-shock protein codes for MNNGTVKWFNADKGFGFITGEDGQDVFAHFSAIQADGFKSLDEGQAVTFDTEEGQRGMQAVNIHKA; via the coding sequence ATGAATAACGGTACAGTAAAATGGTTTAATGCAGACAAAGGCTTTGGTTTTATCACAGGAGAAGATGGTCAAGATGTGTTTGCCCACTTTTCAGCTATTCAAGCGGATGGATTTAAATCACTAGACGAAGGTCAAGCAGTAACTTTTGATACTGAAGAGGGTCAACGTGGAATGCAAGCTGTTAACATCCATAAAGCATAA
- a CDS encoding DUF3958 family protein codes for MKQLEILQKEEQQLQSKEESIANEEKQVRRIKESYEQHLHEARHFLDNLCYLFHKNEQGTFYQSLMDEYSQESRKILEHLEIDETELHDQKKRVLDQLEDIDYEKRKLLVEEDTNEC; via the coding sequence ATGAAGCAATTAGAAATACTGCAAAAAGAAGAACAGCAATTGCAGTCAAAAGAAGAATCGATTGCAAATGAAGAAAAGCAAGTAAGGCGGATAAAAGAAAGCTATGAACAACACCTTCATGAAGCACGTCATTTTTTAGATAATCTATGCTATTTATTCCATAAAAACGAGCAAGGCACATTTTATCAATCTTTGATGGATGAATATTCTCAAGAATCAAGGAAAATACTGGAACATTTGGAAATAGATGAAACAGAACTCCATGATCAAAAGAAGAGAGTGCTAGACCAACTAGAGGATATCGATTATGAAAAGAGAAAATTATTAGTAGAGGAGGATACGAATGAGTGTTGA
- a CDS encoding DUF3969 family protein: MVINLKDQNTTEIYLSIVSLGLLKCIEEGILNYDDAMALLYQPFNIEKLEAKFPELGSAIHLGSELEDVASLIPEKLETSIREIEKMNKELIISNINKFREDDGLNSPIYDIN; the protein is encoded by the coding sequence ATGGTAATTAATTTAAAAGATCAAAATACAACTGAAATATATTTGTCTATTGTCTCTTTAGGACTATTGAAATGTATTGAGGAAGGAATATTAAATTATGATGATGCGATGGCATTGTTGTATCAGCCTTTTAATATAGAAAAATTAGAAGCTAAGTTTCCTGAATTAGGTTCAGCGATTCACTTAGGCAGTGAATTAGAAGATGTTGCAAGCTTAATTCCTGAAAAATTAGAAACATCAATTAGAGAAATTGAAAAAATGAACAAGGAATTGATAATAAGTAATATAAATAAATTTAGGGAAGATGATGGACTAAACTCACCTATTTATGATATTAATTGA
- a CDS encoding DUF3969 family protein has translation MELKFSVVKKNEAERLILVTAIGLLESLENELLTIEDCENYLFSPYSVSILEEKGLSEDVIEIIELGCELEDIQSLRPAKLKDGIRELKEQSKECLKKIAPFDDPCSVKKWLDNN, from the coding sequence ATGGAATTAAAATTTAGTGTTGTCAAAAAGAATGAAGCAGAGAGATTGATATTAGTTACGGCTATAGGACTTTTAGAATCTTTGGAAAATGAGTTGTTAACAATTGAGGATTGTGAAAATTATTTGTTCAGTCCGTATTCTGTGAGTATTCTAGAGGAAAAAGGATTAAGTGAAGATGTTATTGAAATTATAGAGTTAGGATGCGAATTAGAAGATATTCAATCTTTAAGACCAGCTAAATTAAAAGATGGAATACGAGAGTTGAAAGAGCAATCAAAAGAATGTTTGAAAAAAATAGCGCCGTTTGATGATCCGTGTAGTGTAAAGAAGTGGTTAGATAATAATTGA
- a CDS encoding O-methyltransferase gives MEHSFSDVDAYFSEKLVGSDPLFDKLLQNNAKHGLPPHDVSPSQGKFLYLLAKIKGAKRILEIGTLGGYSTLWFAKALEPGGEIISLEFDPKHAAVAKENLMMANVSEQVTILIGAAAENLDRLAASETVPFDLIFIDADKENNSVYLEYALKLAKPGTIIIGDNVVRDGAVLDANSSDGRVIGVRSFIDDLAAHPELSSTAIETVGVKGYDGFTISIVEF, from the coding sequence TTGGAACATTCATTCTCTGATGTAGATGCTTATTTTAGTGAAAAACTGGTAGGAAGCGACCCACTTTTTGACAAACTCCTACAAAATAACGCAAAGCACGGATTACCGCCGCACGATGTCTCTCCCAGTCAAGGAAAATTTCTCTATCTTCTTGCAAAAATCAAAGGAGCTAAACGAATTCTAGAGATCGGCACCCTAGGCGGTTACAGTACCTTGTGGTTTGCTAAGGCTCTTGAACCTGGTGGGGAAATAATTTCTCTTGAGTTTGATCCCAAACACGCGGCTGTTGCCAAAGAAAATTTAATGATGGCAAATGTTTCTGAACAAGTAACGATTCTGATCGGCGCAGCTGCAGAAAATCTCGATCGCTTAGCGGCCTCTGAAACTGTTCCATTTGACTTGATCTTTATTGATGCGGATAAAGAAAACAACTCTGTCTACTTAGAATATGCACTGAAATTAGCCAAACCAGGAACAATCATCATTGGCGATAATGTCGTACGTGATGGTGCTGTTCTAGACGCAAATAGCTCAGATGGCCGAGTGATTGGTGTACGCTCATTCATCGATGATCTTGCTGCCCATCCTGAATTGAGCTCAACAGCCATAGAAACCGTTGGTGTTAAAGGATATGACGGCTTCACGATCAGTATTGTTGAATTTTGA
- a CDS encoding DNA replication initiation control protein YabA yields the protein MDKRSLYDGLSSLETDLQGTLGQLSEIKEALHELVEKNTTLEIENQRLREHLQEVTKLSENTDDLTDPAKQELSKSRMNLEKLYEEGFHVCNILYGSRRENDEECAFCLDVIYGERYK from the coding sequence ATGGATAAGCGTTCTTTATACGATGGACTGAGTTCTCTTGAAACAGATTTACAGGGAACTTTGGGACAATTATCCGAAATCAAAGAAGCACTTCATGAGCTAGTCGAAAAAAATACAACGCTTGAGATAGAGAATCAGCGATTACGTGAGCATTTACAGGAAGTCACGAAGCTTTCAGAAAATACTGATGATCTTACTGATCCGGCAAAACAAGAGCTATCTAAATCTCGTATGAATTTAGAAAAGCTTTATGAAGAAGGATTTCATGTATGTAATATCTTATATGGTTCTCGTCGTGAAAACGATGAAGAGTGTGCTTTTTGTTTAGATGTTATTTATGGTGAACGATACAAATAA
- a CDS encoding HAD family hydrolase, whose amino-acid sequence MSYEYVIFDFDGTLGDSKECGFKATEEAFKKMGLTIPKKETIEYYMGIPIEKSFKEMSNRALSQNEFDELLGLFRTSYKEYENDYLKIFPGIKELLTTLKTHKKVLFVVSSKKTDVLKRNLESLTISDYFTEIVGSDKVSNYKPDPEGIHYLLKKYSMNPVQTLIVGDAIFDIQMGKAAEVGTCGVTWGSHAKAELAKERPDLLIDEPKELLSWIG is encoded by the coding sequence GTGAGCTATGAGTATGTGATTTTTGATTTTGACGGAACGTTAGGAGACTCAAAAGAGTGTGGGTTTAAAGCAACAGAAGAAGCGTTTAAAAAAATGGGACTGACGATCCCAAAAAAAGAAACGATTGAATATTATATGGGCATACCGATTGAAAAATCATTTAAGGAAATGTCGAACCGAGCTCTTTCACAAAATGAATTTGACGAACTGCTTGGCTTATTTCGAACTAGCTACAAAGAATACGAAAACGACTATCTAAAGATTTTTCCAGGGATCAAAGAGTTACTAACAACGTTAAAAACACATAAAAAAGTGCTGTTTGTCGTATCGAGTAAAAAGACAGATGTGCTAAAAAGAAATTTAGAGTCGTTGACTATTAGTGATTATTTCACGGAAATCGTGGGTTCTGATAAAGTGTCTAACTATAAGCCCGACCCAGAAGGTATTCATTATTTACTAAAAAAATATTCGATGAATCCAGTTCAAACGCTAATAGTAGGCGATGCTATTTTTGATATCCAAATGGGCAAAGCGGCAGAAGTCGGAACTTGCGGGGTGACATGGGGCAGCCACGCGAAAGCAGAATTGGCGAAAGAACGACCTGATTTACTGATCGATGAACCAAAGGAACTTCTTTCTTGGATCGGTTAA
- a CDS encoding GNAT family N-acetyltransferase, whose translation MAIEIKKLDKKDFGKAIDFAIEGMNFDKYIDNKFALRLYGRFFLYTELERSTQVLAAYMDDKLVGILMADIKNEPKHYSSIWRKMYIQIFEILMSILSINGADTYDVANKEMFEEYSKDITPDGEICFLATDPTIHRKGIGTILINEISKRERNKLIYLYTDDNCTYQFYEKMGFKRDKEKVIKMEIAGKDIPLTCLLYSKLL comes from the coding sequence ATGGCAATTGAAATAAAAAAATTAGATAAAAAAGATTTTGGTAAAGCAATTGATTTTGCCATAGAGGGAATGAATTTTGATAAATACATTGACAATAAATTTGCACTCAGATTATATGGCAGGTTTTTTCTTTACACAGAACTAGAACGTTCTACACAAGTATTAGCTGCGTATATGGATGATAAACTAGTTGGTATTCTTATGGCAGATATTAAAAATGAACCGAAACATTATTCGTCAATTTGGAGAAAAATGTATATTCAAATATTTGAAATTCTTATGTCAATTCTTTCCATAAATGGAGCCGATACTTATGATGTAGCCAACAAAGAAATGTTTGAGGAATATTCGAAAGATATTACACCAGACGGTGAAATTTGTTTCTTAGCTACCGATCCTACAATACATAGAAAGGGAATTGGAACAATATTGATAAATGAAATTAGCAAACGTGAAAGAAATAAATTGATTTATCTATATACAGATGACAACTGCACTTATCAGTTTTATGAAAAAATGGGATTTAAACGTGATAAAGAAAAAGTTATCAAGATGGAAATTGCAGGTAAAGATATTCCTTTGACTTGCCTATTGTATAGTAAATTGTTGTAA